A DNA window from Oryctolagus cuniculus chromosome 21, mOryCun1.1, whole genome shotgun sequence contains the following coding sequences:
- the RAD9B gene encoding cell cycle checkpoint control protein RAD9B isoform X6 — translation MRTQSSSPTWVAGTQSLESSSLPTGVCIIRKLESEFDPCIKPKLLAEAIVLFTPSQEEVTLAVTPLNFCLKSPHEESMDLTNSVYSEMFVGPDEFDFFQIGVDTEITFCIKELKGMLIFSEATHAPISIHFDFPGKPMALSLDDMLLEANFILATLDDGPSRASSPQSSLCLSQTGGRSDLIQSNSETSKNVTSQVSENISRIATEKFHPHVTCTHISTLENRGSPVMTGVNADISEVPESIVSDTEEGPGCSHLRKFSCMFFGALSSDQPEHISHPLDNVATASDSEEDTQNGSSFLF, via the exons atgagaactcaatccagttctcccacatgggtggcaggaacccagtcacttgagtcatcatcactgcctaccggagtctgcattatcaggaagctagaatcagaatttGATCCATgcatcaaacccaa ATTGCTTGCCGAGGCAATTGTTCTTTTTACACCGAGTCAAGAGGAAGTTACTCTGGCAGTTACTCCGCTGAATTTTTGCCTGAAGAGTCCTCATGAGGAATCAATGG ATTTGACCAACTCTGTGTACAGTGAGATGTTTGTTGGCCCAGATGAGTTTGACTTCTTTCAGATTGGAGTGGATACGGAAATAACATTTTGCATCAAAGAATTGAAG gggaTGCTGATATTTTCAGAAGCTACACATGCTCCTATATCCATTCATTTTGATTTTCCTGGGAA ACCCATGGCTTTAAGTCTCGATGATATGTTATTGGAAGCAAACTTTATTCTGGCTACGTTGGATGACGGTCCCAGCAGGGCATCCTCGCCACAGTCATCACTGTGTCTTTCACAGACAGGAGGCAG GTCAGATCTGATACAGTCAAACTCCGAGACCAGTAAAAATGTAACCAGCCAGGTCTCAGAGAATATCTCAAGAATAGCAACCGAAAAATTTCATCCCCATGTGACTTGCACACACATCTCTACGTTGGAAAACCGTGGTAGCCCTGTCATGACAGGGGTGAACGCAGACATCAGTGAAGTTCCAGAGAGCATCGTCAGTGACACAGAAGAAGGGCCAGGCTGTTCACACCTCAGGAAG tTCTCCTGCATGTTCTTTGGAGCCCTTTCCTCTGACCAGCCAGAACACATCAGTCACCCTCTGGACAACGTGGCAACAGCCAGCGACAGCGAAGAGGACACACAAAATGGCAGTTCCTTCTTATTCTAA